One window from the genome of Fulvivirga lutea encodes:
- the mraY gene encoding phospho-N-acetylmuramoyl-pentapeptide-transferase, which yields MLYYLFDYLEQQYSLIGASVFQYISFRAGMAAVLSLVITILIGKQLIEFLRKKQVGESIRDLGLEGQMAKKGTPTMGGLIIISAILIPVLLFARLENVYVMLLIGVTLALGFIGFMDDYIKVFKKNKEGLAGKFKIVGQVSIGLIVGLTLYFNQNVVVREYDEATVNEQNEVVREYQDVKSTKTTVPFLKDNEFDYDALVPFLSHDFTWIIYVFVVIFIITAVSNGANLTDGIDGLAAGTSAIIGLTIAIFAYLSGRVDFSDYLNILHIPNLSEVVIFCAAFVGACIGFLWYNSYPAQVFMGDTGSLTIGGVIAVLALIVRKELLLPLLCGIFLIESLSVMMQVGYFKYTKKKYGEGRRIFLMSPLHHHYQKLEIHESKIVTRFWMVGILLAILTLATLKLR from the coding sequence ATGCTCTACTACCTATTTGATTATTTAGAACAACAATATAGTCTGATAGGGGCGAGTGTATTTCAATACATCTCGTTCAGAGCCGGCATGGCCGCAGTTTTGTCTTTGGTAATTACCATTTTAATTGGAAAGCAGTTAATTGAATTTCTACGGAAAAAGCAAGTTGGCGAAAGCATCAGAGATTTAGGTCTGGAAGGTCAGATGGCCAAAAAAGGTACACCAACCATGGGTGGGCTCATCATTATCAGCGCTATTCTTATTCCGGTGCTACTTTTTGCCAGACTAGAGAATGTATATGTCATGCTTCTTATTGGCGTTACACTGGCATTGGGCTTTATCGGCTTTATGGATGATTACATTAAAGTATTCAAAAAGAACAAAGAAGGACTGGCCGGTAAATTCAAAATCGTAGGTCAGGTTTCGATAGGCTTAATCGTTGGTCTCACTCTTTACTTTAACCAAAACGTGGTGGTGAGAGAGTACGATGAGGCTACAGTAAACGAACAAAATGAAGTAGTAAGAGAATATCAAGATGTAAAATCTACTAAAACAACTGTTCCCTTCTTAAAGGATAATGAATTTGATTATGATGCATTAGTGCCGTTTTTATCGCACGACTTCACATGGATTATTTATGTGTTTGTGGTGATATTCATTATTACTGCTGTTTCTAACGGAGCTAATCTGACCGATGGAATAGATGGGCTTGCTGCCGGCACATCGGCAATCATTGGTCTCACAATAGCCATTTTCGCTTATCTCTCTGGCCGTGTTGACTTTAGTGATTACCTAAATATTTTACACATCCCTAACCTCAGTGAGGTGGTAATTTTCTGTGCGGCATTTGTAGGTGCGTGCATTGGTTTCCTTTGGTACAATTCTTATCCAGCACAAGTATTTATGGGTGATACTGGAAGCTTAACGATAGGTGGAGTGATAGCTGTACTTGCCCTAATTGTACGTAAAGAATTATTGCTGCCATTATTATGTGGCATCTTCTTAATTGAAAGTCTATCTGTCATGATGCAGGTGGGCTATTTCAAATACACAAAAAAGAAATACGGAGAAGGAAGAAGAATTTTCCTGATGTCTCCATTGCATCATCATTATCAAAAATTAGAAATACATGAATCAAAGATCGTAACACGGTTTTGGATGGTAGGAATATTATTAGCGATTTTGACCCTAGCCACATTGAAATTGAGGTAG
- the murD gene encoding UDP-N-acetylmuramoyl-L-alanine--D-glutamate ligase: MAKAKGYDVFVSDYGIIADKYKSQLVEKGIEFEEGGHSKKKILESRLVIKSPGIPETAKIVKKIREAGIKIVDEIEFAFSYTKAKIIAITGTNGKTTTTLLTYHLLKEAGLNVGLAGNVGHSLAKQVIEDKYDYFVVEMSSFQLDGCYLLKPYISILLNITPDHMDRYEYKIENYVSSKFRIIKEAGQNDHFIYYADNELIADKLSRYISPVKRVPITLDDVSDQMVMKINDQIQIPQSETVLLGMHNAINMMSAIHAALIMGVSEADIRQGLKTFKNAPHRMEYVDTINGVRFINDSKATNVDAVKYALASFTEPLVWIAGGVDKGNDYSLIMDEVNAKVKALVCLGKDNSKLRDAFHNQIVNMLETDSIHQAVRSALEYAQTNDVVLLSPACASFDLFKNYEDRGEQFKQAVRELKNDFETKALEQ; the protein is encoded by the coding sequence CTGGCTAAAGCTAAAGGGTATGATGTGTTTGTTTCAGACTATGGAATAATAGCCGATAAATACAAGTCTCAATTAGTTGAGAAAGGGATAGAATTTGAAGAAGGTGGTCATTCTAAAAAGAAGATTCTTGAATCACGTCTAGTTATTAAAAGTCCAGGAATTCCTGAAACAGCCAAAATAGTAAAAAAGATAAGAGAGGCAGGAATAAAGATTGTTGATGAAATTGAATTTGCTTTTTCTTATACCAAAGCAAAAATTATCGCCATTACAGGCACTAACGGTAAGACTACCACTACATTATTAACCTATCACCTTTTAAAAGAGGCTGGTCTGAATGTGGGCTTGGCAGGTAACGTGGGTCATAGTTTGGCTAAGCAGGTAATAGAAGACAAATACGATTACTTCGTGGTAGAGATGAGCAGCTTCCAATTGGATGGTTGCTATTTATTGAAGCCTTATATATCCATTTTACTCAATATCACTCCAGACCATATGGACAGGTATGAGTATAAAATTGAGAATTACGTAAGCTCCAAGTTTAGAATTATAAAAGAGGCCGGCCAGAATGATCACTTTATCTATTACGCTGATAATGAGCTGATTGCTGATAAATTATCAAGATATATTTCGCCTGTAAAGCGAGTTCCAATTACACTCGATGATGTATCTGATCAAATGGTGATGAAAATCAATGACCAAATTCAGATACCTCAAAGTGAAACAGTGCTTTTAGGTATGCACAATGCCATTAATATGATGTCGGCCATACACGCTGCCTTAATCATGGGCGTAAGTGAAGCTGATATCAGACAAGGACTAAAAACCTTTAAAAATGCTCCACATAGAATGGAGTATGTTGATACCATCAATGGCGTACGATTTATCAACGACTCCAAAGCCACGAATGTAGATGCTGTAAAATATGCGTTGGCAAGCTTTACTGAGCCTTTGGTGTGGATAGCAGGCGGTGTAGATAAAGGCAATGACTACAGCCTGATCATGGACGAAGTAAATGCCAAAGTAAAAGCACTGGTGTGTCTTGGTAAGGATAACTCGAAATTGAGAGATGCATTTCACAATCAAATAGTGAATATGCTCGAAACAGATAGCATTCATCAGGCCGTGAGGTCAGCATTGGAATATGCGCAAACGAATGATGTGGTTCTATTATCTCCTGCTTGCGCAAGCTTCGATTTGTTTAAAAACTATGAAGACAGAGGCGAGCAGTTTAAGCAGGCCGTAAGAGAATTGAAAAAT